A region of the Punica granatum isolate Tunisia-2019 unplaced genomic scaffold, ASM765513v2 Contig00025, whole genome shotgun sequence genome:
TTAACTTCTTCTGAGCGCATGCTTGATTATGATTAGTAGTTAATAATATTCTTCGAGAAATCAGCGATTTCTCGGCCTTCATATCGTCTGGGACAACCTCCCATTTGGCGCACAAAGGCATCGATCTCGATCATACCTTCGTCAGCTTCTGCTTCGTCCAGATCGAGCTACACATCGAAAGCAGCAGGAGCTTATGGTTATTTCTCTCGATTTAAAAACATAAAACGGTGCATGACATGCAATTAATGTCGAAGGGCAGTCGGTTAGTCACTTGATCCGGAGAGCTGGACCCAAAGACACGATGTCCATTGTGGAGGAACTCGACGAACCGGTAGTCGAGGTCCATCATGGTACAGAATGTCCGGAAAAGCCGCTCTAGTTGGCAGCTCCGATTCATTTGACAGCATACCTTACGCTGACCCTGCGATTTTAAGAACGGAAAACATTTTGCACATACGTACGTCAGAAAGGCAGACATCGAAGGTGTAATGAGAAAGGAAGAGAGAAACATTGGCAGAGAGACCTGAGTTTTCAAGAGGATCTTGACGGTGTCTCCTCCTTCAGTCATGCTAACGTTGGTGTCTGATTTTTGCTCCATTGCCACTCTGAGatagaagaaggagaagacagGAAGAAATGGAGGTTTTGGCCACAGAAGGGTGAAATGAAGAAGAGCTCTTTATATTACATTTGCCAAGGACATGTCCATTCGGCCATTCTGGCAGTAATAATCATGTCTTTATGAACAAGCTATCCTCTGCAGTCTGCCCCTGCGGGAAATTATTGCCCGATGAAACATTAACCGGCGAATGAGAGAGGCTGACATGGTTAATTTTccccttgtttttttttttatttcttttgtaatACGGGGTGGCACAAAGGCCGAAtgcattaaaaataaaacggTACATAATACAAAGACGAAATATGAAAACGAGATATAGAGAGCATAGTTATATTATACCCCAACAGCAAGAGATCAGGCAACACCACGTGTAGAGTTGTTACGAGCAAGAGAGCACATAGTTTGCCAGCCAATTAGTACGTACATTCTCTTTTTGATAGGTATGAGTGTATGACCCATGACAATCCCGTCTTTATGCTCCTATCATCCCTCGACAATGCACTATACCAACCCGAGCCACCCATTTGCTGATGTTGCAGTGCGAGCCACTGCCTCCGAGTCCACTTCAAGACTGGCCGTCACCCTTCGAAACCAGCTCTCACGGTAGCTCTCcactattaatttaaaaaaatctcttaCCGCGGATGGCTAATAAACTCactaattttatcaaaatgaTGATATAATACACGCAAGTGTCAAGCAACTATTACACGAGCGCATAACTGGTTTGGTGATCTCAGTTCAGGAAATCATTTCTTGCCCcgaccttttctttttctttggtttTATTTGAGTGGGAAAACAAATTGGCGGTTATGGGAGAGGGAGACCGCAGTGAAAGATCTCATAAATGGTCTTTACTTCTTTGTTCCTTAaattttagtaaaaaaaaatattagatttTTAGTGTGAGCCATGATATTCGAAAGTTCAATTGAATTCTGACTAATCGACTCGGCTAGACTGTATTATTCGGAATTCAATTGGACTTCCGGATACCATagttcacacaaaaaaaaaatactaagtTTCAATTACATGCTTATGgactaatataaaaaaaattgaaataaaagagTAAAAGTAATCATATtgacaaaaattaaatctaaaaTCTCCCGATTCATAAGCAAAAATATAACACAATTGCATTACTCATTTCTCAAGATTTTGCTTGTATGTTATTCATTTCCAGATCGAGGCCACCACCACCTCGAtttccctctctccctctttctcCGGGGCCTCTCCGATCTAAAACCCTgatatgcttctttttttattgaaattttcaatttttttaattttctgaatttaaaaaattaaaataaaatatgggcaaaagggaaaatattttaaagtatTGGGGcatttatgtaaatataatttcaacCATCATAATTTCATCTAATCATTCttcacttaattaattaagcactTGTTTTATTAAGATCTTAAATTTTCAGAAACCTAAATACCATTATCTAATTATATTATGGGAAAATGACACTTAAGGTCCTATAAGTTTGGGATTTTTTGACATCGAGTCCTAAAAGTTTCactttgaaaaatcaaatccTAAAAGGTTTGGAAAAGTGTCAGCAGTGGTCCTTTCCGTCAAAGCCGTTACCGACCCACTACCGTGGATTTAACGC
Encoded here:
- the LOC116189836 gene encoding uncharacterized protein LOC116189836 gives rise to the protein MEQKSDTNVSMTEGGDTVKILLKTQGQRKVCCQMNRSCQLERLFRTFCTMMDLDYRFVEFLHNGHRVFGSSSPDQLDLDEAEADEGMIEIDAFVRQMGGCPRRYEGREIADFSKNIINY